Proteins from one Triticum aestivum cultivar Chinese Spring chromosome 7A, IWGSC CS RefSeq v2.1, whole genome shotgun sequence genomic window:
- the LOC123148702 gene encoding probable protein phosphatase 2C 59, whose amino-acid sequence MGHRGDTKPISGGGFSENGKFSYGYASSLGKRSSMEDFHETRIDGVDGETVGLFGVFDGHGGARAAEFVKQNLFSNLIKHPKFFTDTKSAIAETFTHTDSELLKADTTHNRDAGSTASTAILVGDRLVVANVGDSRAVICRGGDAIAVSRDHKPDQTDERQRIEDAGGFVMWAGTWRVGGVLAVSRAFGDKLLKQYVVADPEIKEEVVDSSLEFLILASDGLWDVVTNEEAVAMVKPIVDSQEAAKKLLVEATRRGSADNITCVVVRFLDQQPPAAATNRSPAPVAPGK is encoded by the exons ATGGGGCACCGCGGGGACACCAAGCCTATCAGTGGCGGCGGGTTCAG TGAGAATGGCAAGTTTAGCTATGGTTATGCGAGCAGTCTAGGGAAAAGATCTTCCATGGAGGACTTCCACGAGACGAGAATCGATGGCGTCGATGGAGAGACCGTCGGATTGTTCGGTGTTTTCGACG GCCATGGTGGAGCTCGAGCCGCGGAGTTCGTCAAGCAGAACCTTTTCAGCAACTTAATCAAGCACCCAAAGTTCTTCACCGATACCAAGTCCGCTATTG CTGAAACTTTCACCCATACGGATTCAGAGCTCCTGAAGGCCGATACCACCCACAACCGAGATGCAGGGTCGACGGCCTCCACGGCCATTCTCGTTGGCGATCGCCTGGTGGTGGCAAACGTTGGGGACTCTAGGGCGGTCATTTGTAGAGGCGGTGATG CTATAGCCGTGTCAAGGGACCATAAGCCTGACCAGACAGATGAAAGGCAGAGGATAGAGGACGCCGGAGGTTTCGTGATGTGGGCAG GTACATGGCGTGTGGGCGGCGTGCTTGCTGTTTCTCGGGCATTTGGTGACAAACTGTTGAAGCAGTACGTGGTTGCCGATCCAGAGATCAAG GAGGAGGTGGTCGACAGCTCCCTGGAGTTCCTCATCCTGGCGAGCGACGGGCTGTGGGACGTCGTGACCAACGAG GAAGCCGTGGCCATGGTGAAGCCGATCGTGGACTCACAGGAGGCGGCCAAGAAGCTCCTCGTGGAGGCGACGCGGAGGGGAAGCGCCGACAACATCACCTGCGTCGTCGTCCGTTTCCTGGACCAGCAGCCCCCGGCGGCGGCCACCAACAGATCCCCAGCCCCTGTCGCACCGGGCAAGTGA